The following coding sequences lie in one Myxococcus xanthus genomic window:
- the rocD gene encoding ornithine--oxo-acid transaminase — protein sequence MSTEHAAHALSTRDFIDLEERYGAHNYHPLDLVIERGEGCWVHDVEGRKYLDCLSAYSAVNQGHCHPRILETLREQAAKVTLTSRAFRNDQLPHLYKALRELSGLSRALPMNSGAEACETAIKLARKWGHTVKGIPEDKAEVIVFANNFHGRTISLISFSTERSYRQGFGPFTPGFTVVPYDDVEAVRRAITPNTCAILMEPIQAEAGVLIPRDGYLKQVAELCKQHRVLFMVDEIQTGLGRTGKTFAFQHEDVRPDVIVVGKALSGGFYPVSAVMADDEVMGVLRPGEHGSTYGGNPLGCAVARTALDVLRDERLVERSAELGKSFLAMLKTLKNRHIVEVRGRGLMIGVALDISARPTCEALMKEGVLCKETHDSVIRLTPPLIITQAELDWAFERIKKVIEAL from the coding sequence ATGAGCACCGAGCACGCCGCCCACGCCCTCTCCACGCGCGACTTCATCGACCTGGAGGAGCGGTATGGCGCGCACAACTACCATCCGCTGGACCTCGTCATCGAACGGGGCGAGGGCTGCTGGGTCCATGACGTGGAGGGCCGCAAGTACCTGGACTGCCTGAGCGCGTACTCGGCGGTGAACCAGGGGCACTGCCACCCGCGCATCCTGGAGACGCTGCGCGAGCAAGCCGCGAAGGTGACGCTGACGTCACGGGCCTTCCGCAACGACCAGCTTCCCCACCTCTACAAGGCCCTGCGCGAGCTGTCTGGATTGAGCCGCGCGCTGCCGATGAACTCGGGCGCGGAGGCGTGCGAGACGGCCATCAAGCTGGCGCGCAAGTGGGGCCACACCGTCAAGGGCATCCCCGAGGACAAGGCGGAGGTCATCGTCTTCGCGAACAACTTCCACGGGCGCACCATCAGCCTCATCAGCTTCTCCACCGAGCGGAGCTACCGGCAGGGCTTCGGCCCCTTCACCCCCGGCTTCACCGTGGTGCCCTACGACGACGTGGAGGCGGTGCGGCGCGCCATCACCCCCAACACCTGCGCCATCCTGATGGAGCCCATCCAGGCGGAGGCCGGCGTGCTGATTCCGCGCGACGGCTACCTGAAGCAGGTGGCCGAGCTCTGCAAGCAGCACCGCGTGCTGTTCATGGTGGATGAAATCCAGACGGGCCTGGGGCGCACCGGGAAGACGTTCGCCTTCCAGCATGAGGACGTGCGGCCGGACGTCATCGTGGTGGGCAAGGCGCTGTCGGGCGGCTTCTATCCGGTGTCCGCCGTCATGGCGGATGACGAGGTCATGGGCGTGCTCCGGCCCGGCGAGCACGGCAGCACCTACGGCGGCAATCCGCTGGGCTGCGCCGTGGCGCGCACCGCCCTGGACGTGCTGCGCGACGAGCGCCTGGTGGAGCGCTCCGCCGAGTTGGGCAAGTCGTTCCTGGCCATGCTGAAGACGCTGAAGAATCGCCACATCGTGGAGGTGCGCGGCCGGGGGCTGATGATTGGCGTGGCGCTGGACATCTCCGCGCGGCCCACCTGCGAGGCGTTGATGAAGGAGGGCGTGCTCTGCAAGGAGACACACGACTCCGTCATCCGCCTCACGCCGCCGCTCATCATCACCCAGGCCGAATTGGACTGGGCCTTCGAGCGCATCAAGAAGGTCATCGAGGCGCTGTAG
- a CDS encoding ArsA-related P-loop ATPase, producing MLEALWDRRALLVSGKGGVGKTTLAAALAVAAARAGRTVLLAELAPEEDGPSPLAARVGVRQAGPQVTRVRPGLHFVRLSASVGHRHFLERALPARWLADAALRTRALRRFLEAGPALREMGLMYQLLALLRRTRPDGRFVHPLTVVDLPATGHALALAALPQRVLSLMPGGPIGRDVREGLDFLQDAERTAVVLTSLPEPLPVSEALTVAAELRRLELPLSAAVLNRMPEDPFTPESRAALGRMLAAHGPHQGWRELERLERARAAFVRLSRTLRAPLLTLPELHATGPALVEALAEGFAPHPEHALWQEALP from the coding sequence GTGCTCGAAGCCCTCTGGGACAGGCGTGCGCTGCTCGTATCGGGCAAGGGAGGCGTGGGGAAGACGACGCTGGCGGCGGCGCTGGCCGTAGCCGCCGCGCGCGCGGGCCGCACCGTGCTGCTGGCGGAGCTGGCGCCGGAGGAGGACGGGCCTTCGCCCCTGGCGGCGCGCGTTGGGGTGCGCCAGGCGGGGCCGCAGGTGACGCGCGTGCGTCCCGGGCTCCACTTCGTGCGGCTGTCCGCATCGGTAGGGCACCGGCACTTCCTGGAGCGCGCCCTGCCCGCGCGCTGGCTGGCCGACGCCGCGCTGCGCACCCGCGCCCTGCGCCGCTTCCTGGAAGCAGGGCCCGCGCTCCGGGAGATGGGGCTGATGTACCAGTTGCTGGCCCTGCTCCGGCGCACCCGGCCGGATGGACGCTTCGTCCACCCGCTGACCGTCGTCGACCTGCCCGCCACGGGACACGCGCTGGCGCTGGCCGCCCTTCCCCAGCGCGTGCTGTCCCTGATGCCCGGGGGCCCCATCGGACGCGACGTGCGGGAGGGGCTCGACTTCCTCCAGGATGCGGAACGCACCGCGGTGGTCCTCACCAGCCTGCCGGAGCCGCTGCCCGTCAGCGAGGCGCTCACCGTGGCCGCCGAGCTGCGCCGGCTGGAGCTGCCGCTGTCCGCGGCCGTCCTCAACCGGATGCCGGAGGACCCCTTCACGCCCGAGTCCCGCGCCGCCCTGGGCCGGATGCTCGCCGCGCACGGGCCGCACCAGGGGTGGCGTGAGCTGGAGCGGCTGGAACGGGCCCGGGCCGCCTTCGTCCGGCTGTCGCGCACGCTGCGCGCGCCGCTGCTCACCCTGCCAGAGCTCCACGCCACGGGCCCCGCGCTGGTCGAGGCGCTGGCGGAGGGCTTCGCACCTCACCCGGAGCACGCGCTCTGGCAGGAGGCCCTGCCGTGA
- a CDS encoding ArsA family ATPase: MSAGDLRRLLRDKRIVVLCGAGGVGKTTTAAALGVAAARAGRRVLVLTIDPARRLAEAMGLQESGPEPTSIPSERLFADGPQGPGLLDVWMLDPRAIFERMVHRLAPTPEAARAIVDHRLYRFLSELVAGVQEYAAAEALDGFLADGRYELILLDTPPSRHALDFLDAPGRLARFLDERIVSLFGPEKRSRGGRLWHGAQAVVDRVLAGIFGAGFTQEMRGFIGAFGGLFSGMRLHTERLHQRLASPDAAFLLVTSPEPASLREATWFRETLAERGLPFAGYVLNRSWAHDDVLAAPEALLEHTGGDRHAEHAVAALSRLAAVEQARAKAHQDVLDRLTRHLPSGTLAVAAPDAGAELEEFSGLVRLGDALAAG; this comes from the coding sequence GTGAGCGCGGGCGACCTGCGCCGGCTGCTGCGTGACAAGCGCATCGTCGTCCTGTGTGGCGCGGGCGGCGTGGGCAAGACGACGACCGCGGCGGCCCTGGGCGTGGCCGCCGCGCGCGCGGGACGGCGGGTGCTGGTGCTCACCATCGACCCGGCGCGGAGGCTCGCGGAAGCCATGGGGTTGCAAGAGAGTGGCCCCGAGCCCACGTCGATTCCCTCCGAGCGCCTCTTCGCCGACGGCCCCCAGGGCCCGGGCCTCCTCGACGTGTGGATGCTGGACCCACGCGCCATCTTCGAGCGCATGGTGCACCGGCTGGCGCCCACGCCCGAGGCGGCGCGCGCGATTGTCGACCACCGCCTCTACCGCTTCTTGTCGGAGCTGGTGGCGGGCGTGCAGGAGTACGCCGCCGCCGAAGCCCTGGACGGCTTCCTCGCGGACGGCCGCTACGAGCTCATCTTGCTGGACACGCCCCCCAGCCGGCACGCACTGGACTTCCTGGACGCGCCCGGCCGGCTGGCGCGCTTCCTGGATGAACGCATCGTGTCGCTGTTCGGCCCGGAGAAGCGGTCGCGCGGAGGGCGGCTGTGGCACGGCGCGCAGGCGGTGGTGGACCGCGTCCTGGCGGGCATCTTCGGCGCGGGCTTCACCCAGGAGATGCGCGGCTTCATCGGCGCGTTCGGCGGCCTCTTCTCCGGCATGCGGCTGCACACGGAGCGGCTGCACCAGCGGTTGGCCTCACCGGACGCGGCCTTCCTGCTGGTGACGTCCCCCGAACCCGCCTCCCTTCGCGAGGCCACCTGGTTTCGCGAGACGCTGGCCGAGCGGGGCCTGCCCTTCGCGGGCTACGTGCTGAACCGGAGTTGGGCCCACGACGACGTGCTCGCGGCGCCAGAGGCCCTGCTGGAGCACACGGGAGGCGACCGCCACGCGGAGCACGCCGTGGCGGCCCTGTCCCGCCTGGCCGCGGTGGAGCAGGCGCGCGCCAAGGCCCACCAAGACGTGCTCGACCGCCTCACCCGGCACCTTCCCTCGGGGACGCTCGCGGTGGCCGCGCCGGACGCGGGCGCAGAGCTGGAGGAGTTCAGCGGACTGGTGCGCCTGGGTGACGCGCTGGCCGCGGGGTGA
- a CDS encoding CBS domain-containing protein yields the protein MAHRSMDNGRDEPHREADVAPPGSRERAESDLTGWNPARDEESSTRQGRYHRAATMRMALPRTQVDDGPREDAYGAPPEDSGPYGRDDRDSHYATGWGPRHDTGEQDVEFSRQRADYRPWDRSGYGGGGGEPSRPQPPQGEAYRDVRFHGRERGLHGEERHGDARPRYQMDRSASHDPGRDEASTHRGEGAASASARDEASTHRWAGTGAPSPTGARRDGASTQVYTAVAGRSEASTSRRDDRARRGHWRHEPLLAREVMTRNVRTARPESPLRDVAQIMKDESCGIVPIVDERGRLVGIVTDRDLVVRAFTGGRSPEQLRASDVMTDDVEVVTPDDTLHDVIGLMGRRQLRRIPVVERDDGIVGIISLGDIALRADHDEELQQALERISSKRSFWSRLG from the coding sequence ATGGCCCACAGAAGCATGGACAACGGCAGGGACGAACCCCACCGCGAGGCGGACGTGGCGCCTCCGGGCTCGCGTGAGCGCGCCGAGTCCGACCTCACCGGCTGGAACCCCGCCCGCGACGAGGAGTCCTCCACCCGACAGGGCCGCTACCACCGCGCGGCGACGATGCGCATGGCCCTGCCGCGCACCCAGGTGGACGACGGGCCTCGCGAGGACGCGTATGGCGCGCCCCCGGAGGACAGCGGCCCCTACGGCAGGGACGACCGGGACAGCCACTATGCCACCGGCTGGGGCCCCCGGCACGACACCGGGGAACAGGACGTCGAGTTCTCCCGCCAACGCGCCGACTACCGGCCCTGGGACCGCTCCGGCTACGGCGGCGGTGGCGGCGAGCCCTCCCGCCCCCAGCCCCCACAGGGGGAGGCCTACCGCGACGTGCGCTTCCATGGCCGTGAACGCGGCTTGCACGGCGAGGAGCGCCATGGCGACGCGCGCCCCCGCTACCAGATGGACCGGAGCGCTTCCCATGACCCGGGCCGCGACGAGGCGAGCACCCACCGGGGGGAAGGCGCGGCGTCCGCTTCGGCCCGTGACGAAGCGAGCACCCACCGCTGGGCTGGAACAGGCGCGCCTTCGCCCACCGGCGCACGACGTGACGGCGCGAGCACCCAGGTCTACACCGCCGTCGCGGGCCGCTCCGAGGCGAGCACCTCCCGCCGGGACGACCGCGCCCGCCGCGGCCACTGGCGTCATGAGCCCCTGCTGGCCCGCGAAGTGATGACGCGCAACGTGCGCACGGCGCGCCCGGAGAGCCCGCTGCGGGATGTGGCGCAAATCATGAAGGATGAGTCCTGCGGCATCGTCCCCATCGTGGACGAGCGGGGCCGACTGGTGGGCATCGTCACCGACCGGGACCTGGTGGTCCGCGCCTTCACCGGGGGCCGCTCGCCGGAGCAACTTCGCGCGTCCGACGTGATGACGGATGACGTGGAGGTCGTCACGCCGGACGACACGCTCCATGACGTCATCGGGCTGATGGGGCGCCGACAGCTGCGCCGCATCCCCGTGGTGGAGCGAGACGACGGCATCGTGGGAATCATCTCCCTGGGCGACATCGCCCTGCGCGCCGACCACGACGAGGAGCTGCAACAAGCCCTGGAGCGCATCTCCTCCAAGCGCTCCTTCTGGAGCCGGCTCGGCTGA
- a CDS encoding ubiquinol-cytochrome c reductase iron-sulfur subunit translates to MSSTRRGFLKGILGTGAASAAATTLPGCAPDINPAPVTDVTASEQGTVDILVSRYPDLEPVGGALTVRVPGEQVPLLVVHSKDDGAPDDFSVLSSLCTHVGCPLGFDGKDVICPCHLSRFSATDGSVLQRPATVPLQTFSAAYNPNTGVLRINLRAGQSDFPSAVNGQVVLPLSQFPQLRDVGGSVTGVPSGYGKRIFVFRLQDGSLSAVDSVCTHAFCEVNYREQEADLFCACHASIFTRAGAVTQGPATIPLKKFTVSETGDSVVLTGVA, encoded by the coding sequence GTGAGTTCGACGCGACGAGGATTCCTCAAGGGCATTCTGGGAACAGGCGCGGCGAGCGCGGCGGCGACGACGCTGCCGGGCTGCGCGCCGGACATCAACCCCGCTCCGGTGACGGACGTCACGGCCAGCGAGCAGGGGACAGTGGACATCCTGGTGTCGCGCTATCCGGATTTGGAGCCCGTGGGCGGCGCGTTGACGGTGCGCGTCCCGGGTGAGCAGGTGCCGCTGCTGGTGGTGCACTCCAAGGACGACGGCGCGCCGGACGACTTCTCCGTGCTGTCGTCGCTGTGCACCCACGTGGGGTGCCCGCTGGGCTTCGACGGCAAGGACGTCATCTGCCCCTGCCACCTGTCGCGCTTCAGCGCCACGGATGGCTCGGTGCTCCAGCGGCCGGCCACCGTGCCGCTGCAGACGTTCTCGGCGGCGTACAACCCCAACACCGGTGTGCTGCGCATCAACCTGCGCGCGGGCCAGAGCGACTTCCCGTCCGCGGTGAACGGGCAGGTGGTGCTGCCGCTCAGCCAGTTCCCCCAGCTGCGTGACGTGGGCGGCTCGGTGACGGGGGTGCCGTCCGGGTACGGCAAGCGCATCTTCGTGTTCCGATTGCAGGACGGTTCGCTGTCGGCGGTGGACTCCGTGTGCACCCACGCCTTCTGCGAGGTGAACTACCGGGAGCAGGAGGCGGACCTGTTCTGTGCCTGCCACGCGTCCATCTTCACGCGCGCCGGCGCGGTGACGCAGGGTCCGGCCACCATTCCCCTCAAGAAGTTCACGGTGTCTGAGACGGGCGACTCCGTGGTGCTGACCGGCGTGGCGTGA
- a CDS encoding YceI family protein — protein sequence MIARRIALIATLVLALPAVAQSQARTYSVKKDASSLTYKLKHKLHEVVGKAPPSDGKARLLPDGTLQVAVRANVKDFDSGNANRDAHMLETTDAARFPIIDFKGVATGVKPPTSFPAKVPVKVKGQLTFHGVKKTVEIPMTVLFKSEKEAVAEGSFDISLDAYNVNRPSLLMVKVDDVLVLEPKLVFEVEGT from the coding sequence GTGATTGCTCGACGAATCGCCCTGATCGCCACCCTGGTGCTCGCGCTGCCCGCAGTCGCGCAGTCGCAGGCCCGCACGTATAGCGTCAAGAAGGACGCCAGCTCGCTCACCTACAAGCTCAAGCACAAGCTGCATGAGGTGGTGGGCAAGGCGCCGCCCAGCGACGGCAAGGCCCGCCTGCTGCCGGACGGCACGCTCCAGGTGGCGGTGCGCGCCAACGTGAAGGACTTCGATTCGGGCAACGCCAACCGCGACGCGCACATGCTGGAGACGACGGACGCGGCCAGGTTTCCCATCATCGACTTCAAGGGCGTGGCCACCGGCGTGAAGCCGCCCACCAGCTTCCCGGCGAAGGTGCCGGTGAAGGTGAAGGGCCAGCTGACGTTCCACGGCGTGAAGAAGACCGTGGAAATTCCGATGACGGTGCTGTTCAAGTCGGAGAAGGAGGCGGTGGCCGAGGGCAGCTTCGACATCAGCCTGGATGCCTACAACGTCAACCGCCCGTCGCTGTTGATGGTGAAGGTGGATGACGTCCTGGTGCTGGAGCCCAAGCTGGTATTCGAGGTGGAGGGTACGTGA
- a CDS encoding nuclear transport factor 2 family protein, translating into MAMERAQRFVDALAKLEKEGDLETLVSLFSDDAQVSNVASPQVFSGQEGARRFWREYKGTLHRVESTFRNMIEAGSRVALEWETQGTAHNGAAVAYEGVSIIEWDGDRIRRFYAYFDPHALGLELTSGSAPRSEVPATTPA; encoded by the coding sequence ATGGCGATGGAGCGAGCGCAGCGGTTCGTGGATGCACTGGCGAAGCTGGAGAAGGAGGGGGACCTGGAGACCCTCGTCTCCCTCTTCAGTGACGACGCGCAGGTGAGCAACGTGGCCTCGCCGCAGGTCTTCTCCGGCCAGGAGGGCGCCCGGCGGTTCTGGCGTGAATACAAGGGCACCCTCCATCGCGTGGAGTCCACCTTCCGCAACATGATTGAGGCGGGCTCCCGCGTCGCGCTCGAATGGGAGACGCAGGGCACCGCCCACAACGGCGCGGCGGTGGCCTATGAGGGCGTGTCCATCATCGAGTGGGATGGCGACCGGATCCGCCGTTTCTACGCGTACTTTGATCCGCACGCGCTTGGCCTGGAGCTGACCTCCGGCAGCGCGCCGCGCTCGGAAGTCCCCGCCACCACCCCCGCGTGA
- a CDS encoding LysM peptidoglycan-binding domain-containing protein: MTTYSVRRGDTLSALAQRFNTSVSSLAKSNGISNPNLIYAGQQLRIPDGFDAPRASGGGRAASSYTVKSGDTLSGIAGRYGTSVGALATANNISNPDRIYAGQKLTIPGTGGAAPSSPAPSSGGGSYTVKSGDTLSGIAGRYGTSVGALAKANNISNPNLIYAGQRLTIPGGGGASPTRPTPNQPPVGGVGGPKPPTGGSAGVTVQQLRAVMPNLSQATAEQYLPHLNRAMAEANITTPMRKAAFLAQLAHESGQLRYMEEIASGAAYEGRRDLGNTQPGDGVRYKGRGPIQLTGRANYRAAGQALGIDLEGNPQRAKDPDVAFRIAGWYWSSRNLNTYADAGNFREVTRRINGGYNGMADREMYYRRAQNVF, translated from the coding sequence GTGACGACCTACTCCGTTCGCCGTGGCGATACCCTCAGCGCGCTGGCCCAGCGCTTCAACACCTCGGTGTCGTCGCTCGCGAAGAGCAACGGCATCTCCAACCCGAACCTCATCTACGCGGGGCAGCAGCTCCGCATCCCGGACGGCTTCGACGCGCCTCGTGCTTCGGGTGGGGGCCGGGCGGCTTCCAGCTACACCGTGAAGTCGGGCGACACGCTCAGCGGCATCGCCGGCCGGTACGGCACGTCGGTGGGCGCGCTGGCCACGGCCAACAACATCTCCAACCCGGACCGAATCTACGCGGGCCAGAAGCTCACGATTCCGGGCACGGGCGGCGCGGCGCCGAGCAGCCCGGCGCCTTCCTCGGGCGGCGGTTCGTACACCGTGAAGTCGGGCGACACGCTCAGCGGCATCGCCGGGCGGTACGGCACGTCGGTGGGCGCGCTGGCCAAGGCCAACAACATCTCCAACCCCAACCTCATCTACGCGGGCCAGCGGCTCACGATTCCGGGTGGGGGCGGCGCGTCGCCCACCCGGCCGACGCCGAACCAGCCGCCGGTGGGGGGCGTGGGTGGCCCGAAGCCGCCGACCGGTGGATCCGCCGGCGTGACGGTGCAGCAGCTCCGGGCGGTGATGCCCAACCTGTCCCAGGCGACGGCGGAGCAGTACCTGCCCCACCTGAACCGGGCCATGGCGGAGGCGAACATCACCACGCCCATGCGCAAGGCTGCCTTCCTGGCGCAGCTCGCGCACGAGAGCGGCCAGCTCCGTTACATGGAGGAGATTGCCTCCGGCGCCGCCTACGAGGGCCGCAGGGACCTGGGCAACACCCAGCCGGGCGACGGCGTCCGCTACAAGGGCCGTGGCCCCATCCAGCTGACGGGCCGCGCCAACTACCGCGCCGCGGGCCAGGCGCTGGGCATCGACCTGGAGGGCAACCCCCAGCGCGCCAAGGACCCGGACGTCGCGTTCCGCATCGCCGGCTGGTACTGGTCGTCGCGCAACCTCAACACCTACGCGGACGCGGGCAACTTCCGCGAGGTCACCCGCCGCATCAACGGTGGCTACAACGGCATGGCGGACCGCGAGATGTACTACCGCCGCGCGCAGAACGTCTTCTGA
- a CDS encoding SCO family protein — MAALGVTATMGAMLIRGQSSGPLPQLGALPDFTFTRHDGQPFGSTQLRGKPFVANFIFTRCPTICPAFTRKMVGVQDATASHGAGLQLVSFSVDPKYDTPERLTEYGERHGADFSRWSFLTGDYEQLKETIVQGFKVSMGREPGAPEDDLLSIFHGTHFVLVDDAGQIRGYYDSADSDSTERLIRDTRRLAQTGH; from the coding sequence GTGGCCGCGCTTGGCGTCACCGCCACGATGGGGGCCATGCTGATCCGCGGCCAGAGCAGTGGGCCCCTGCCCCAGTTGGGCGCGCTGCCAGACTTCACCTTCACCCGTCATGACGGCCAGCCCTTCGGGAGCACGCAGCTGAGGGGCAAGCCCTTCGTGGCCAACTTCATCTTCACGCGCTGCCCCACCATCTGCCCGGCCTTCACGCGGAAGATGGTGGGCGTGCAGGACGCCACCGCGTCCCATGGCGCCGGGCTCCAGTTGGTGTCGTTCTCCGTGGATCCGAAGTACGACACCCCGGAGCGGCTCACCGAGTATGGCGAGCGCCACGGCGCGGACTTCTCCCGCTGGAGCTTCCTCACTGGCGACTACGAGCAGCTGAAGGAGACCATCGTCCAGGGCTTCAAGGTCAGCATGGGCCGAGAGCCCGGCGCGCCCGAGGACGACCTGCTCTCCATCTTCCACGGGACGCACTTCGTGCTCGTGGACGACGCCGGGCAGATTCGCGGCTACTACGACAGCGCGGACAGCGACTCCACCGAGCGCCTCATCCGCGACACCCGGCGCCTGGCCCAGACAGGGCACTGA
- a CDS encoding Fis family transcriptional regulator has protein sequence MTPQGYREVELVCNRSSLLLHGGTEEERRCWAQEAARNFNVELVEVRQAAELPQALRQPNGVVFIPDVAKLGRDAQFVLLQCLRTQEERPKLVLGVSGSADAALGRGTLREDLHYRLHKAQVDLQKDGLRDVLKRRWAQQAEQLALKAAAARAAEEAAREAAIARRPGTVTRIAPKQKVSGGSRAKAVSRNAAR, from the coding sequence GTGACACCGCAGGGTTATCGTGAAGTAGAGCTCGTCTGTAACCGTTCCTCGCTGCTCCTCCATGGAGGTACGGAAGAGGAGCGGCGCTGCTGGGCGCAGGAAGCCGCGCGCAACTTCAACGTGGAGCTGGTGGAGGTGCGGCAGGCGGCCGAGCTGCCGCAAGCGCTCCGGCAGCCCAACGGGGTGGTGTTCATCCCGGACGTGGCGAAGCTGGGGCGGGACGCGCAGTTCGTCCTGCTGCAGTGCCTGCGGACGCAAGAGGAGCGGCCGAAGCTGGTGCTGGGCGTCTCCGGCTCGGCGGACGCGGCGCTGGGGCGCGGCACGCTGCGCGAGGACCTGCACTACCGTCTGCACAAGGCCCAGGTGGACCTGCAGAAGGACGGGCTGCGGGACGTGTTGAAGCGCCGCTGGGCGCAGCAGGCCGAACAGCTCGCGCTGAAGGCCGCCGCGGCCCGCGCCGCGGAGGAAGCGGCCCGCGAGGCGGCCATCGCCCGGCGTCCGGGCACGGTGACGCGCATCGCTCCCAAGCAGAAGGTAAGCGGCGGCTCGCGCGCGAAGGCCGTGTCCAGGAACGCCGCCCGCTGA